The proteins below come from a single Pedobacter sp. MC2016-14 genomic window:
- a CDS encoding ABC transporter permease, with protein sequence MNFTNFGKYILLLKAVFRRPEKWKIYLKAIFQQMDYIGVGSLGLISIISTFIGAVMTLQIAFQLVSDFIPKTIIGSVTRDSSILELSPTISAIVLAGKIGSAISSEIGTMRVTEQIDALEIMGINSPGYLILPKIIAGITMVPLLVIFAMFLSITGGFLGGTLSGAVSAAEYVQGITTDFNPYTITVALVKAFVFGFIITSVPAYEGFYVKGGALEVSQASTRSVVVSCISILACDYIVTNLLL encoded by the coding sequence ATGAATTTTACAAATTTTGGCAAGTACATCCTGCTTTTGAAAGCAGTATTTAGAAGGCCGGAAAAATGGAAGATCTACCTTAAAGCGATATTTCAGCAGATGGATTATATTGGTGTAGGTTCTTTGGGCCTTATCTCCATCATTTCTACGTTTATTGGAGCAGTAATGACTTTGCAAATTGCCTTTCAGCTGGTAAGTGATTTTATCCCCAAAACCATTATTGGTTCTGTAACGCGTGACTCTAGTATTCTGGAGCTTAGTCCAACCATCAGTGCAATTGTTTTGGCAGGTAAAATTGGTTCGGCCATTTCATCAGAAATTGGAACCATGCGTGTAACTGAACAAATTGATGCGCTTGAGATCATGGGCATCAATTCTCCGGGTTATCTTATTTTACCTAAAATTATTGCGGGGATTACTATGGTGCCCCTATTGGTTATTTTTGCCATGTTCTTAAGTATAACAGGGGGATTCCTTGGAGGAACACTTTCAGGAGCTGTTTCTGCCGCTGAATATGTGCAAGGGATTACAACAGATTTTAACCCTTATACCATCACTGTTGCTTTAGTAAAAGCATTTGTGTTCGGTTTTATCATTACCTCTGTTCCTGCCTATGAAGGTTTTTACGTTAAAGGTGGTGCACTGGAGGTTTCTCAGGCAAGTACCAGATCTGTTGTAGTAAGCTGTATCAGCATTCTTGCCTGCGATTATATTGTAACCAACTTATTATTATAA
- a CDS encoding class I SAM-dependent methyltransferase — MISLLTPTHWKDYELIDCGDFEKLERFGNLVLCRPEPQAVWKKTFSEQDWKKRTHIRFKGRSATSGEWIKNAAHLPDRWNVEYKNDDVKINLRLGLTSFKHVGVFPEQAVNWDYISSSVRKFKTSSPKVLNLFAYTGAASLIAKAAGADTTHVDSIKQVVNWANENQEISGLKDVRWVVEDALKFVKRELKRGKKYNGIILDPPAFGHGPNGEKWKLEDHIQEMMLEVVQLLDEEEHFLILNTYSLGFSSVIVENLIKTSFPQVTNLETGELFLQATSGIKLPLGVFGKFNKFLK, encoded by the coding sequence ATGATAAGCCTGTTAACCCCTACCCACTGGAAAGATTATGAACTGATTGATTGTGGTGACTTTGAAAAACTAGAACGTTTTGGCAACCTTGTGTTGTGTCGTCCGGAACCGCAGGCAGTCTGGAAAAAGACTTTTTCAGAACAGGATTGGAAAAAACGGACGCATATCCGCTTTAAAGGCCGATCAGCAACATCAGGGGAATGGATTAAAAATGCTGCTCATTTGCCAGACCGCTGGAATGTAGAATATAAAAATGACGACGTAAAAATTAACCTGCGTTTGGGCTTAACATCTTTTAAACATGTAGGTGTATTTCCTGAGCAGGCCGTGAACTGGGACTATATTTCTTCATCGGTACGGAAGTTTAAAACCTCATCCCCAAAAGTACTCAACCTTTTTGCTTATACAGGTGCTGCTTCTTTAATTGCAAAAGCTGCAGGCGCAGATACCACTCATGTGGATTCAATTAAGCAGGTGGTAAACTGGGCGAATGAAAATCAGGAAATTTCGGGCTTAAAAGATGTACGCTGGGTTGTAGAAGATGCACTTAAGTTTGTAAAACGTGAATTAAAACGCGGCAAAAAATATAACGGGATTATTCTGGATCCTCCGGCTTTTGGCCACGGGCCCAACGGCGAGAAATGGAAACTGGAAGACCACATTCAAGAAATGATGCTGGAAGTAGTGCAACTACTAGATGAAGAAGAACATTTTCTGATCTTAAATACATACTCCCTTGGATTTTCTTCAGTAATTGTTGAAAACCTGATCAAAACGTCATTTCCGCAGGTTACCAACCTTGAGACAGGAGAATTGTTTTTACAGGCAACCTCCGGAATTAAATTACCACTGGGCGTTTTTGGAAAATTCAATAAGTTTTTAAAATAA
- a CDS encoding LytTR family DNA-binding domain-containing protein, with amino-acid sequence MNCLIVDDNSIARSTLKQLLSLHEDLTLVAECADAIEATREMLNSPVDLLFLDIEMPGMSGIELARTLSNKDVLIIFTTFQRDYAAEAFDLNVVDFITKPIMPVRFLQALKKAKEIYKNKNLVFGKAEDDFVFIRDSNIVRRLKIDEILYLEAMGDYVKVYIKEKHYAIHSSLKSVEEKLPSSVFLRVHRSFIINISKIDTVEGGTLIINKNLVPVSDGYRANLNKRINIL; translated from the coding sequence ATGAACTGCCTGATCGTTGATGACAACAGTATTGCAAGAAGCACATTAAAACAGCTGCTAAGCCTTCATGAAGACCTTACGTTGGTTGCAGAATGTGCCGATGCCATTGAAGCCACAAGAGAAATGCTGAACAGCCCTGTTGATCTTTTGTTCCTGGACATAGAGATGCCTGGAATGAGTGGTATAGAACTAGCCAGAACGTTATCTAACAAGGATGTGCTGATCATCTTTACTACCTTTCAAAGAGATTATGCTGCCGAGGCTTTTGACTTAAATGTAGTAGACTTCATCACCAAACCCATAATGCCCGTGAGGTTTCTGCAGGCCTTAAAAAAAGCGAAAGAGATTTATAAAAATAAGAACCTCGTATTTGGCAAGGCCGAAGATGATTTTGTTTTTATAAGAGACTCAAACATTGTAAGAAGGCTAAAAATTGATGAGATTTTATACCTCGAAGCAATGGGAGATTATGTAAAAGTATACATCAAAGAAAAACATTATGCAATCCATTCTTCTCTAAAATCCGTAGAAGAAAAGTTACCATCAAGTGTTTTTTTACGCGTACACCGTTCGTTTATCATTAACATTTCTAAAATTGATACGGTGGAAGGAGGAACATTGATTATCAACAAAAATCTGGTACCTGTAAGTGATGGTTACAGGGCCAATTTAAACAAACGGATTAATATACTATAA
- a CDS encoding helix-turn-helix domain-containing protein yields the protein MENNLEKYKNTEGCPVRNVLDRLGDKWSILIIITLGEAGTLRFNQLSHSIGDISQKMLTVTLKNLEADGLVSRKIFPQVPPRVEYTLTPVGETLLNPILTLSEWALNNMPSILASRKQYLNQ from the coding sequence ATGGAAAATAATTTAGAAAAATATAAAAACACGGAGGGCTGTCCGGTAAGAAATGTATTGGACAGACTTGGTGACAAGTGGTCTATCCTGATTATCATTACGCTGGGAGAAGCCGGAACATTAAGATTTAACCAGCTTAGCCATAGTATTGGCGACATTTCTCAAAAGATGCTTACTGTTACACTAAAAAATTTAGAGGCAGACGGCCTTGTTTCCCGCAAAATATTCCCGCAGGTTCCACCCAGGGTAGAATACACACTTACTCCCGTTGGAGAAACCCTTCTGAATCCAATTTTAACACTCTCTGAATGGGCACTAAACAATATGCCTTCCATTTTAGCATCCAGAAAACAATACCTGAATCAATAA
- a CDS encoding SDR family oxidoreductase, translating into MSKILVTGATGQLGTAVINHLLKHTAASNIWALVRNEAKAADLKEKGVNIVLGNYDDFNSLVAAFEGIDKVYMVSGDDIVARVKQQESLVKAAEAAGVKVLLYTSFQRKNETDSSPIAAVAKGHLNTEKLLKESGLLYTILQHNLYADIIPMFAGKQVLETKTIFLPAGDGKTSFAVRTDFAEAGANVLLDETGKYERKVLALSGSEAISFTEIAQIISSVTGTEISYHAPTVAEFTAALTAAGVPAEVIGIVSAFSAAIAEGEVDAVSTDLAEILGRKPVTVAEYLKTVYGKG; encoded by the coding sequence ATGAGTAAAATATTAGTTACGGGTGCTACTGGTCAATTGGGAACAGCAGTAATCAACCATCTTTTAAAACACACAGCAGCTTCAAATATTTGGGCCCTGGTAAGAAATGAGGCTAAAGCAGCGGATTTAAAGGAAAAAGGTGTAAACATTGTTCTGGGGAACTATGATGATTTCAATTCATTAGTTGCTGCATTTGAAGGCATCGACAAAGTTTATATGGTTTCTGGAGATGATATTGTGGCCCGTGTTAAACAGCAGGAAAGTTTAGTTAAGGCAGCAGAGGCTGCGGGAGTTAAAGTTTTACTATACACCAGTTTTCAACGTAAAAATGAAACAGATAGTTCTCCTATTGCAGCAGTAGCCAAGGGACATTTGAATACCGAGAAATTGTTAAAAGAGTCTGGATTGTTATATACCATTTTGCAGCATAACCTTTATGCGGATATCATCCCGATGTTTGCGGGTAAGCAAGTGCTGGAAACAAAAACCATTTTCCTTCCGGCAGGTGATGGAAAAACTTCTTTTGCAGTAAGGACTGATTTTGCTGAAGCCGGTGCAAACGTATTGTTAGATGAGACAGGGAAATATGAAAGGAAGGTTTTGGCATTATCAGGTTCTGAAGCCATCTCTTTTACTGAAATAGCCCAAATTATATCGTCAGTAACAGGAACTGAAATTTCTTACCACGCACCAACGGTAGCAGAATTTACTGCAGCGCTTACAGCCGCTGGAGTACCTGCAGAAGTGATTGGCATTGTATCTGCTTTTAGTGCAGCAATAGCCGAAGGTGAGGTTGACGCGGTTAGTACTGATTTGGCGGAAATTCTGGGAAGAAAGCCAGTTACAGTAGCCGAATATTTGAAAACCGTTTACGGTAAAGGTTAA
- a CDS encoding ABC transporter ATP-binding protein — translation MIEIKDIYKSFGDNEVLSGISGKFEAGVTNLIIGGSGSGKTTLLKCMIGLHAPDKGSVLYDGREFTTMTFEERIEIRKEIGMLFQGSALFDSMTVEENIMFPLNMFTEQPRKEKLERVNFCLERVNLEGKNKLFPAELSGGMKKRVGIARAIAMNPKYLFCDEPNSGLDPKTSIVIDELIKEITEEYKTTTIVVTHDMNSVMGIGDYILFLHEGKKFWEGSNKEIAKTDVEELNDFVFASRFMKAARKNF, via the coding sequence ATGATTGAAATTAAAGATATTTATAAATCATTTGGGGACAATGAAGTCTTAAGCGGTATATCCGGCAAGTTTGAAGCGGGCGTAACCAACTTAATCATTGGTGGATCCGGATCAGGAAAGACAACTTTACTAAAATGCATGATAGGACTACATGCTCCTGATAAAGGAAGTGTGTTATATGACGGCCGTGAGTTTACCACAATGACTTTTGAAGAGCGCATTGAAATTCGTAAAGAAATAGGCATGCTTTTTCAGGGCTCTGCACTTTTTGACTCTATGACTGTAGAAGAGAACATCATGTTCCCTTTAAACATGTTTACAGAACAGCCCAGAAAAGAAAAACTGGAAAGGGTAAACTTTTGTCTTGAACGGGTAAACCTGGAAGGCAAGAACAAACTTTTCCCTGCTGAGCTATCTGGTGGAATGAAAAAAAGGGTAGGTATTGCACGTGCTATTGCCATGAACCCGAAGTACTTATTCTGCGATGAACCTAACTCCGGACTTGACCCAAAAACATCAATTGTTATTGATGAACTGATTAAGGAAATTACTGAAGAATACAAAACCACAACGATAGTAGTAACTCATGATATGAACTCTGTGATGGGAATTGGAGATTATATTCTATTTTTGCACGAAGGCAAGAAATTCTGGGAAGGCTCAAATAAAGAGATTGCCAAAACAGATGTTGAAGAATTAAATGACTTCGTTTTTGCCAGCCGCTTTATGAAAGCTGCCAGAAAAAACTTTTAA
- a CDS encoding cell wall metabolism sensor histidine kinase WalK has translation MSFTPDLTAAEILDVLATLPKAFAVYTTEDVVIQAANDAMLAFWGKDKDIIGMPLAKAVPELNGQPFIQMLRDVWNTGITNTGKEIPAETRIDGVLQTLYYNYEYKAMKNREGKTYAILHTAEDVTELFLTQKYDGHRKKDFISMVSHELKTPLTSLTAYIQMLERTAIKNEDEFSTQLSQKAERQLKKMTSMINGFLNISRLESGQIHLVKQKFNLDELIVDMIEDARVSASNYQFDFTPATDGCFIYADRDKIGAVISNLLNNAVKYSPNKNLVTIKCILNGDQVKVSIKDEGLGIDNQNLKKLFDRFYRVENKDNPNISGFGIGLYLSAEIVQHHGGQISVESEKGKGSTFYFTLPL, from the coding sequence ATGAGCTTTACACCTGACCTTACAGCAGCCGAAATACTAGATGTCCTTGCTACATTGCCCAAAGCTTTCGCTGTTTATACTACAGAAGATGTCGTAATTCAGGCGGCTAATGATGCGATGCTTGCTTTTTGGGGGAAGGATAAAGATATTATAGGCATGCCATTAGCGAAGGCTGTGCCAGAACTTAATGGACAACCTTTCATTCAAATGCTACGGGATGTTTGGAATACGGGGATCACAAATACAGGAAAAGAGATTCCGGCAGAAACCAGGATTGATGGAGTGCTGCAAACCTTGTATTACAATTATGAATATAAGGCTATGAAAAATAGGGAGGGAAAAACCTATGCTATCCTTCATACAGCTGAAGATGTAACGGAGTTATTTTTGACGCAAAAATATGATGGCCATAGAAAAAAGGATTTTATCAGTATGGTAAGTCATGAACTTAAAACCCCACTCACATCTTTAACGGCTTATATTCAAATGCTGGAACGCACCGCTATTAAAAACGAAGATGAATTTAGTACGCAGCTATCTCAAAAGGCTGAGCGGCAGCTGAAGAAAATGACCTCCATGATCAATGGTTTTCTTAATATTTCCCGTTTGGAATCTGGACAAATCCATCTGGTAAAGCAGAAATTTAACCTTGATGAATTAATTGTGGATATGATTGAGGATGCGCGTGTTTCGGCCTCTAATTATCAGTTTGATTTTACACCGGCTACCGATGGGTGTTTTATCTATGCGGATCGGGATAAGATAGGAGCTGTTATTTCTAACTTACTCAATAATGCCGTAAAATATTCTCCAAATAAAAACCTGGTCACCATTAAATGTATTTTAAATGGCGACCAGGTAAAAGTAAGTATTAAAGACGAAGGCCTCGGTATCGATAATCAGAACCTTAAAAAGCTATTTGACAGGTTTTATCGTGTAGAAAATAAAGACAATCCAAATATTTCTGGTTTTGGAATAGGCTTGTATTTATCTGCAGAAATTGTTCAGCATCATGGAGGGCAAATTTCGGTAGAAAGTGAAAAAGGAAAAGGATCCACTTTCTATTTTACCCTCCCGCTATAA
- a CDS encoding insulinase family protein: protein MKKIIFTALSLFAMNSNSVKAQQGIYKDPVSFKFKNGLTLIVAENHSTPKVYAGFSFDEGVETDTQKTSTLNLISRLYNVSAKKEEFKDNFLSMFDALKKPEITLNDFSKIKKKLRLDLHTKNHPYGELVTEAVVEGLTFEDLHTFYKTHVNSNHAYITIAGDISPAIARALVEKALGETDLTNAVLENDDTLNRLI, encoded by the coding sequence ATGAAAAAAATAATATTTACAGCACTAAGCCTGTTTGCTATGAACAGTAATTCAGTAAAGGCACAACAAGGCATATATAAAGATCCGGTTAGTTTTAAGTTCAAGAATGGACTTACCCTTATTGTCGCGGAAAACCACAGTACGCCTAAAGTGTACGCTGGTTTTTCCTTCGACGAGGGTGTAGAGACGGACACACAAAAAACAAGTACGCTTAACCTGATCAGCAGGCTTTACAATGTTTCTGCTAAAAAGGAAGAGTTCAAGGATAACTTTTTATCGATGTTTGATGCGCTTAAAAAGCCGGAAATTACCCTTAATGATTTTAGTAAAATTAAAAAAAAGTTAAGACTGGATTTACACACTAAGAATCATCCTTATGGAGAATTGGTAACTGAAGCGGTAGTGGAGGGACTTACATTTGAAGACCTGCATACATTTTATAAAACCCATGTGAACTCTAACCACGCCTACATTACTATTGCGGGCGATATTAGTCCTGCTATAGCCAGAGCTTTGGTAGAAAAAGCTTTGGGTGAAACCGACTTAACTAATGCAGTACTTGAAAATGATGATACCTTAAACCGATTAATTTAA
- a CDS encoding carboxy terminal-processing peptidase, which yields MNRNIAKTATLLVLAAITLSFAQKKGEPGKQQKLLMIVGYSLQKYHYLSPVINDDFSKALWKDYVDALDGKKNILLKADVNALSKYQTYLDNEMRGDSLLFFPEITNIYAKRRAEVATLYKELLSKPFVFEKNGIIELDRTPKDFPKNETERRERWKNSLKFITLQKLTELQDTRLNSKSGDATYHKTDLQLEQEARQFVLKQYDRIYNRYNAYSEDKLFGNYLNVITRYLDPHTDYMAPVDKKSFDERMGNRFYGIGIQLNETEGQIKMAALTPGSPAFKSGAFAVNDVLTKIGQGPTGPMTEVAGMEIEDVVKLIRGDKGTIVRIGYKKTDGTNAITPLVRAEIKQEEALARSAVILEKGKKIGYLNLPLFYDDFGNPNGSHCADDVAREIVKLKADQVDGIVMDLRFNGGGSLNEVIKMVGLFVGSGPVVQTRNSKGEAQVYASKNELPLYTGPLTVMVNEYSASASEIFAGAIQDYKRGLIVGTTTFGKGTVQNTSGLGPQENGALKLTISKFYRVNGASTQQKGIVPDVILPNGGETRKNHEGDQPHAMPWDQVAVAKYKSWSVNIDSIAALATQRLAAEPAFSEIRNNNVWLEKHPDTLKTMTVAQYKADLEYRRKIAKQNGLVQKLKDENILKVNPAAVIPEEKQASYLDWYKKIAADLYIRQAVFVTLDQQDNK from the coding sequence ATGAACAGAAATATAGCGAAGACGGCAACACTTTTAGTATTAGCTGCGATTACACTTTCATTTGCGCAAAAAAAAGGAGAACCTGGCAAACAACAGAAACTACTGATGATTGTAGGCTATTCCCTCCAAAAATACCACTATCTTTCTCCGGTCATCAATGATGATTTTTCTAAAGCCTTATGGAAAGATTATGTAGATGCACTGGATGGCAAGAAGAATATCCTGCTTAAAGCTGATGTAAATGCATTAAGTAAATACCAGACCTATCTGGACAACGAAATGCGTGGTGACTCCCTTTTATTTTTTCCGGAAATTACCAACATTTATGCAAAGAGGCGTGCTGAAGTAGCAACCCTATATAAGGAGTTGTTATCGAAACCTTTTGTTTTTGAAAAAAACGGCATCATTGAACTGGACAGAACACCAAAGGATTTCCCTAAAAATGAGACAGAACGCAGAGAAAGATGGAAAAACAGCCTGAAATTTATTACCCTTCAAAAATTAACTGAATTACAGGACACCCGTTTAAACAGTAAATCTGGCGATGCCACCTATCATAAAACCGACCTGCAACTGGAACAAGAAGCCAGGCAGTTTGTACTCAAGCAGTATGACAGGATTTATAATCGCTATAATGCTTATAGTGAGGATAAATTGTTTGGCAATTATTTGAATGTAATTACCCGTTACCTTGATCCACATACGGACTATATGGCACCTGTAGATAAAAAATCTTTTGATGAACGGATGGGCAACCGCTTTTACGGCATAGGAATACAACTCAATGAAACTGAGGGTCAAATTAAAATGGCTGCTTTAACCCCAGGTAGTCCGGCTTTTAAAAGTGGTGCATTTGCTGTAAACGATGTGTTGACTAAAATTGGCCAGGGACCTACCGGGCCAATGACTGAGGTTGCCGGAATGGAAATTGAAGATGTGGTTAAACTTATTAGAGGAGATAAAGGAACGATAGTTAGAATTGGTTATAAAAAAACCGATGGTACAAATGCGATTACCCCCTTAGTGAGGGCTGAAATAAAACAAGAAGAAGCGCTTGCCCGCAGTGCGGTAATCCTGGAAAAGGGAAAGAAAATTGGATACCTTAACTTACCTTTATTTTATGATGACTTCGGAAATCCCAATGGCTCACATTGCGCAGATGATGTAGCAAGAGAAATTGTTAAACTGAAAGCAGATCAGGTTGATGGAATAGTGATGGACCTTCGTTTTAACGGCGGTGGCTCTTTAAATGAAGTGATAAAAATGGTGGGCCTTTTTGTAGGTTCCGGACCTGTGGTGCAAACAAGAAACAGTAAAGGAGAGGCACAGGTTTATGCCAGTAAAAATGAGCTTCCTTTATATACAGGTCCACTTACCGTAATGGTTAACGAATACAGTGCTTCGGCCTCTGAAATATTTGCAGGTGCAATACAGGATTACAAACGCGGTTTAATTGTAGGCACAACTACATTTGGAAAGGGAACGGTTCAAAATACATCTGGACTTGGCCCACAGGAAAATGGCGCCCTTAAATTAACAATCAGCAAATTTTACAGGGTAAATGGTGCTTCTACCCAGCAAAAAGGGATTGTACCTGATGTTATTTTACCAAATGGTGGGGAGACAAGGAAAAACCATGAAGGTGATCAACCTCATGCAATGCCCTGGGATCAGGTAGCAGTGGCAAAATACAAATCATGGTCTGTAAATATTGATAGCATAGCTGCACTGGCGACTCAACGACTGGCTGCGGAGCCTGCTTTTTCTGAAATCAGAAACAACAATGTATGGTTGGAAAAGCATCCGGATACGCTGAAGACCATGACCGTTGCGCAATATAAAGCAGACCTGGAATACCGCAGAAAGATTGCTAAACAAAATGGCCTGGTTCAAAAATTAAAAGATGAAAATATTTTAAAGGTAAACCCGGCTGCCGTTATCCCTGAAGAAAAACAAGCATCTTACCTGGACTGGTATAAAAAAATTGCGGCAGACTTATATATCAGACAAGCAGTTTTTGTAACACTGGATCAGCAGGATAATAAATAA